The Erpetoichthys calabaricus chromosome 5, fErpCal1.3, whole genome shotgun sequence genome has a segment encoding these proteins:
- the rxfp3 gene encoding relaxin-3 receptor 1, translating into MAVSSNHSNDSFASAVQEASERDFLAFLPGSPYDRNAMFNRTNQSWGDLLKYLDLEKPDFMGDGSAIVRIIISVVYSVVCALGLVGNILVLYLMKSKQGWKKSSINLFVTSLAVTDFQFVLTLPFWAVENALDFTWLFGKAMCKIVSYVTAMNMYASVFFLTAMSVARYWSVASALKTKRRPRGCSAKWMSVLIWVSAVLAALPHAIFSTTSKVSNEELCLVKFPDRNGDVQFWLGLYHTQKVLLGFVIPLVIITVCYLLLLRFITNTNVNTSSTKRRSKVTKSVTIVVLSFFLCWLPNQALTAWGILVKLNVVHFSYEYYTTQAYIFPITVCLAHSNSCLNPILYCLMRREFRKALTNLFWKITSPSVTNMRPFTATTKPENDYHGNAVVPLTPVDPGLVFYPPGVVLYNGRYDLLPNSSAEQRY; encoded by the coding sequence ATGGCTGTCTCTTCCAATCACAGCAATGACTCTTTCGCTTCAGCGGTACAAGAAGCATCCGAACGTGATTTCTTGGCTTTTTTACCCGGGTCGCCCTATGACAGAAATGCAATGTTTAACAGAACGAATCAATCTTGGGGCGACCTTCTGAAATATCTGGATCTGGAAAAGCCCGACTTTATGGGCGATGGTTCGGCAATTGTAAGAATAATCATTTCTGTGGTGTACTCTGTCGTGTGCGCTTTAGGACTTGTGGGTAACATACTAGTCTTGTACCTGATGAAATCCAAACAGGGATGGAAAAAATCTTCTATTAACCTGTTCGTTACCAGCCTGGCTGTGACAGACTTTCAGTTCGTGCTGACCTTGCCATTCTGGGCGGTGGAGAATGCTTTGGATTTCACCTGGCTGTTCGGCAAAGCCATGTGTAAGATCGTGTCCTATGTGACGGCTATGAATATGTACGCCAGTGTGTTCTTCTTGACCGCTATGAGTGTGGCCAGGTATTGGTCAGTCGCGTCTGCGCTGAAAACAAAGCGAAGACCCCGTGGCTGTTCTGCCAAGTGGATGAGCGTCCTGATCTGGGTATCCGCGGTTCTCGCTGCCCTGCCACACGCAATTTTTTCCACGACGTCTAAAGTGTCGAATGAAGAACTGTGCTTGGTCAAGTTCCCCGATCGGAATGGCGATGTGCAGTTTTGGCTGGGGCTTTACCACACTCAGAAAGTACTGCTGGGCTTTGTGATCCCTTTAGTGATCATCACGGTGTGTTACCTTCTCCTTCTGCGCTTTATCACAAACACGAACGTTAACACGTCCAGTACCAAAAGAAGATCCAAAGTGACCAAATCGGTGACAATTGTCGTCctctccttttttctttgctgGCTGCCTAACCAGGCGTTGACTGCATGGGGCATCCTCGTCAAGCTAAATGTTGTCCATTTCAGCTACGAATACTACACCACCCAGGCTTATATTTTTCCAATAACGGTATGTTTAGCTCACTCCAATAGCTGCCTAAATcccattttgtattgtttaatgagaCGAGAGTTTCGAAAGGCGTTAACCAATCTCTTCTGGAAGATTACCTCGCCATCTGTCACTAATATGCGCCCTTTTACCGCAACGACCAAGCCGGAAAATGACTACCACGGTAATGCTGTGGTCCCGTTAACCCCCGTGGATCCCGGTTTAGTGTTTTACCCACCTGGTGTGGTCCTGTATAACGGAAGATATGACCTCTTGCCCAACTCGTCAGCAGAGCAGCGCTACTAA